One genomic window of Paenibacillus xylanilyticus includes the following:
- a CDS encoding response regulator transcription factor yields MKHLLLADDDANIRALLRHVMTKEGYQVHEAQDGMEAVKLIKETPIDLAILDVMMPGMDGLELCDFIRQQYDIPIVLLTARDQLSDKREGYLKGTDEYVTKPFEPEELIYRVKALFRRYHRTSSDIIRMNRIIIDRNNVEVSDGQSILFLPMKEFELLSQLAQYPGRLFSRDELIRLVWGADYEGDDRTVDVHIKRLRDRFADYTDDFVIHTVRGIGYKMEVKTR; encoded by the coding sequence ATGAAACACCTGCTTCTGGCGGACGATGACGCCAACATTAGGGCACTCCTTCGGCATGTCATGACCAAAGAGGGGTATCAGGTGCATGAAGCACAGGATGGGATGGAAGCGGTCAAGCTAATCAAAGAAACACCGATTGATCTGGCGATCCTGGACGTGATGATGCCAGGCATGGACGGACTGGAGCTATGCGATTTCATCCGGCAGCAGTATGACATACCGATTGTGCTGCTAACGGCAAGGGACCAGCTATCCGACAAGAGGGAGGGCTATCTGAAAGGCACGGATGAATACGTGACGAAGCCGTTTGAACCCGAAGAGTTGATTTACAGGGTCAAGGCACTGTTTCGCCGTTATCACCGCACCTCAAGTGATATCATTCGCATGAATCGCATCATAATTGACCGGAATAACGTGGAGGTATCTGATGGTCAATCCATTTTGTTTTTGCCCATGAAGGAGTTCGAGCTTCTTTCCCAGCTGGCACAATATCCAGGTCGTTTATTCTCGCGAGATGAATTAATTAGACTTGTCTGGGGCGCAGATTACGAAGGAGATGACCGTACGGTGGATGTGCACATCAAGCGGTTACGCGATCGGTTTGCTGATTATACAGATGACTTTGTCATTCATACGGTACGGGGGATCGGTTACAAGATGGAGGTGAAAACCCGTTGA
- a CDS encoding cation diffusion facilitator family transporter: MSGHHHNHDHGHQHAHPNNKKVLLFSFIIITLYMIVEAVGGFVTNSLALISDAGHMLSDAVALGIALLAFTFGEKAVNTGKTYGYRRFEILAATLNGVTLIAISLYIFYEAIGRFIHPPEVATFGMLIISIVGLLVNILVAWIMMRGSDTENNLNMRGAYLHVISDMLGSIGAIAAALLMMFFGWGWADPLASVIVAVLVLRSGFFVTKSSLHILMEGTPANVDVNDLVQTIKKVDGVHGVHDVHVWSITSNLNALTAHIVVDGTLTIYEAETLVQKIEHMLEHKDIKHVTLQVESENHLHDSSVLCTVKGDAPDAHAHHHH, from the coding sequence ATGTCCGGACATCACCACAATCACGACCATGGACACCAACATGCACATCCCAATAACAAGAAAGTACTGCTGTTTTCCTTCATTATCATTACGCTCTATATGATCGTAGAAGCTGTAGGCGGCTTTGTGACCAACAGTCTGGCCCTCATCTCCGATGCAGGACATATGCTGTCAGACGCAGTCGCTCTGGGAATTGCTTTACTGGCGTTTACCTTTGGGGAAAAGGCAGTGAATACTGGCAAAACCTACGGATATAGACGATTTGAGATTTTGGCTGCTACCTTAAACGGAGTCACCTTAATCGCCATCTCCCTATACATCTTTTACGAAGCAATCGGCCGCTTCATCCATCCACCGGAAGTAGCCACGTTCGGCATGCTGATCATCAGCATCGTTGGGTTGCTCGTGAACATTCTCGTTGCTTGGATTATGATGCGCGGCAGCGACACGGAGAATAACCTCAATATGCGAGGTGCCTACCTGCATGTCATCAGCGATATGCTGGGTTCCATTGGGGCCATTGCGGCAGCACTGCTGATGATGTTCTTCGGCTGGGGCTGGGCAGATCCACTCGCAAGTGTAATCGTAGCCGTGCTGGTTTTGCGAAGCGGATTCTTCGTAACGAAGTCTTCCCTGCATATTTTGATGGAAGGCACCCCGGCGAATGTGGATGTTAATGACCTCGTGCAAACAATTAAAAAAGTAGACGGTGTCCATGGCGTTCACGATGTTCATGTATGGTCCATTACTAGTAACCTGAATGCACTGACCGCTCATATTGTGGTCGATGGAACATTGACCATCTATGAAGCTGAGACGCTTGTGCAGAAGATCGAACATATGCTGGAGCACAAAGATATCAAGCATGTCACCTTGCAGGTAGAGTCCGAGAACCACCTTCACGACAGTTCAGTATTATGTACGGTTAAGGGCGACGCACCTGATGCGCACGCACATCATCACCATTGA
- a CDS encoding sensor histidine kinase produces MRTLYVRVFLITIAVIVVSGMLGFLLSNIYYHAKLKSFNDEKLVGIAMEMKQFVEREPDMMQPYLDNAAALGYEIYVTDGKGNDEFYGSEFREKDLDKRAVDRVLDGEVYHGVAQFPSKPFITGFFDNQLSNTVGVPLQIGNTSYGLFMRPDVILQFGELRIFFALIGALTVGISILIFLISTRYLVNPIERLSEATKRIVQGSYNLKLPTKRRDEIGQLAQHFMTMSRELERVDQARQQFVSNVSHEIQSPLTSIQGFAQLLSNRDLPEQEREHYASIIEEESRHLSLLSKQLLLLSSLEQGQEDLTKEEFSLRDQFRQAVQVLQWQLEDKELLLRISVPESIQLVGNEVLLMQVWMNLLGNAVNHLPQGRSIEIRAEQTDTHCVIQIRDTGDGIAAEHLPFLFDRFYRVDRARERSSGRTGLGLAIVQKIVRIHDGTIEVSSSSEGTTFTVTLPQM; encoded by the coding sequence TTGAGGACCTTGTATGTTCGAGTCTTCCTCATTACAATCGCTGTCATTGTGGTCAGCGGCATGCTCGGTTTTCTTTTATCCAATATCTATTATCATGCGAAGCTTAAGTCCTTCAATGACGAGAAGCTGGTCGGCATCGCCATGGAAATGAAGCAGTTTGTGGAGCGGGAGCCAGACATGATGCAGCCGTATCTGGACAATGCCGCAGCTCTCGGTTACGAGATCTATGTGACAGATGGCAAGGGGAATGATGAATTCTACGGTAGCGAGTTCCGCGAAAAGGATCTGGACAAGCGAGCTGTAGATAGGGTTCTTGACGGTGAGGTCTACCATGGTGTTGCCCAGTTTCCAAGCAAACCCTTCATCACGGGTTTCTTTGACAATCAGCTAAGCAATACCGTTGGTGTTCCACTTCAGATCGGAAATACAAGCTATGGCCTGTTTATGCGTCCGGACGTCATTTTGCAGTTTGGCGAACTGCGTATCTTTTTTGCGCTGATTGGGGCACTTACAGTAGGGATTAGCATTTTGATCTTTCTCATCAGTACGCGCTACTTGGTCAATCCAATTGAACGTCTGTCGGAGGCGACCAAGCGTATTGTACAGGGGAGCTATAATCTGAAATTGCCCACGAAGAGGCGGGATGAGATTGGCCAACTGGCTCAGCACTTTATGACGATGAGTCGTGAGCTGGAGCGGGTAGATCAGGCTCGTCAACAGTTTGTATCGAACGTTTCGCATGAGATTCAATCCCCACTAACCTCGATTCAGGGTTTTGCCCAACTGCTCTCCAATCGGGATCTTCCTGAACAGGAGAGGGAGCACTATGCATCCATTATTGAAGAAGAGAGCCGCCATCTCTCGTTGCTCAGCAAACAGCTGCTTCTGCTGTCATCCCTCGAACAAGGCCAAGAGGATCTGACGAAAGAAGAATTCTCTCTGCGCGATCAATTCCGTCAAGCCGTTCAGGTGCTGCAATGGCAGCTGGAAGATAAGGAACTGCTGCTCCGGATATCGGTACCCGAATCCATCCAGCTGGTTGGTAATGAAGTACTGCTCATGCAGGTATGGATGAATCTGCTGGGCAATGCAGTGAATCATCTTCCGCAAGGAAGAAGCATCGAGATCCGAGCAGAGCAGACCGATACCCACTGTGTAATCCAAATTCGGGATACAGGGGACGGGATTGCGGCAGAGCATCTGCCATTCCTGTTCGATCGTTTCTATAGGGTGGACCGTGCTCGGGAGCGTTCTTCCGGTCGGACCGGGCTTGGGCTTGCCATTGTGCAGAAAATTGTCCGGATTCATGACGGTACAATTGAAGTCTCCAGTTCGTCCGAAGGTACAACCTTCACTGTGACTCTTCCGCAGATGTAA
- a CDS encoding SHOCT domain-containing protein: protein MKALSIIGIVLFTLTFFAIFSLGPEDPDNAAFLALLTMLYAIPFSIVVLVRANKLKKPPVNVHEQLLQLGELKEKNIITDYEFDQKKHKLLSKYK, encoded by the coding sequence TTGAAAGCATTGTCGATCATTGGGATCGTGTTGTTCACATTAACGTTTTTTGCGATATTCAGTTTAGGGCCAGAAGATCCAGATAATGCTGCATTTTTGGCGCTGTTAACCATGTTGTATGCAATCCCTTTTTCAATTGTTGTTTTGGTTAGAGCTAATAAGTTAAAAAAGCCGCCCGTTAATGTTCATGAACAACTTTTGCAGTTAGGTGAGCTGAAGGAAAAAAACATCATTACTGACTATGAATTTGATCAAAAGAAACATAAACTGCTCTCTAAGTACAAGTAA
- a CDS encoding ABC transporter permease, producing the protein MYLAIREMRFAKGRYALIATIMVLVSFLVLFVTGLAQGLAYDNAASIKNMAATHFVLEQDSNHRFTRSQVNQDQLEQSRSVVGQDNAEPLGVKMTTVSPADDTKKIDVTLFMVNPEGWLAPTVTEGVPIAEQKDRQVVVDQKLSESGVTIGTVLVDQASGMEWTVGGFVQNESFSHSPVVFLNEQEWLALKGSSRTSPDTAGNNASSYNAIAIKDAGEKVDSLSAALPNAEVITKSEAVSAIPGYKEEQGSLLMMIAFLFVISAFVLAVFFYVITIQKTSQFGILKAIGTRNAYLAGSVSLQVLLLSVGSLVISVLLVRLFESILPASMPFQLGMSTLALTCILFVIMSMAGSLFSVWKVTKIDALDAIGRTAA; encoded by the coding sequence ATGTACTTGGCTATTAGAGAGATGAGGTTTGCCAAAGGGCGGTATGCGTTAATTGCTACCATTATGGTACTGGTTTCATTTTTGGTACTGTTTGTTACAGGTCTTGCGCAGGGGCTGGCGTATGACAACGCCGCGTCGATCAAAAATATGGCAGCAACCCATTTCGTTCTCGAACAGGATTCTAATCATCGTTTTACCCGTTCGCAGGTGAATCAGGATCAGCTTGAACAGTCGCGCTCGGTGGTAGGGCAAGATAACGCAGAGCCGCTGGGTGTGAAAATGACAACCGTTAGCCCGGCTGACGACACCAAGAAAATAGATGTCACTCTGTTTATGGTGAACCCGGAAGGCTGGCTTGCACCAACCGTCACTGAAGGAGTTCCGATTGCGGAGCAGAAGGACAGACAAGTTGTAGTGGATCAAAAGCTGTCAGAGTCCGGCGTGACCATTGGAACGGTTCTGGTGGATCAAGCGTCGGGGATGGAGTGGACAGTCGGTGGATTTGTGCAAAATGAGTCCTTTAGCCACTCGCCGGTCGTGTTTCTGAATGAACAGGAATGGCTTGCATTGAAAGGAAGTTCGCGTACCAGTCCAGATACAGCGGGCAACAATGCTTCGTCATACAATGCCATTGCCATTAAGGATGCTGGTGAGAAGGTTGACAGCCTGAGTGCTGCACTGCCGAATGCGGAAGTGATTACGAAGTCCGAGGCGGTATCGGCCATTCCTGGCTATAAGGAAGAGCAGGGCTCGCTGCTCATGATGATCGCCTTTTTGTTTGTCATCTCGGCGTTTGTACTCGCGGTATTTTTCTACGTCATCACCATTCAGAAAACGAGTCAATTTGGCATTTTGAAAGCCATCGGAACGCGCAATGCGTATCTGGCCGGCAGTGTGTCATTACAAGTATTACTTCTGTCCGTCGGCAGTTTGGTGATCAGTGTTCTGCTTGTCCGACTGTTTGAGTCCATCCTGCCAGCTTCGATGCCGTTTCAATTAGGCATGTCCACCCTGGCAC